GTTGATTCGTCGTTGATGGCATCAGCAATGTGCCGTACGTGGACGCCGGCGATGTATATAGCAGCACATCCGCGTTCGAATGATACCCCTGAAACATAAGCCAACGACTCGAACCAACAAGTGGCTGCGTGGAACGATCAAAACACCGCAAATTTTTTGCAAATGGATTCAACCCCGAGGCATTGGTAGCAAGGATGGAACCGCCACCTATCAAATCGAGCGGCGAGCCGAGCGCCGCGGCCTCCGGGGTGGTGTTTGTCCAGAAATACTTAACTGGATTTGCAGGATCGGCATTATCGTTTATCCCCACCCTTCCTGGCTGCGGTAGTGAGCCAGTACCAGTTGCCAATGCACTTAACAGATACTCAGAATCACCAAGAATCCCAGGTGTGACGGAATCAATCGCAGCTACCATCGCTGCCGTACGTGCGGAGGGCGACGCCAATGAAGCTGCGGCAAGTGCAGCGGCCACATTAAACCGCGGGCGACCGTTATTGATAAAAAACCATTCTAGATTCGCCACCTCACGCGGACTTAGAGGGTCGCGATCCGCCCCCAACGCCGTCAAGAAGAAACGATACTGCTGTAAATCAGAACTGGAAGTAGTTGAAGGGAGATTCGCCAAACCATAGACTGAATTAATCTCAGATGCCAGGGCACCCTGATTCGAACTCGACAAGTAACGCGGCGCCCCTAATGAATCTGCACCGAATTCTTGCGTAGATATATTTGGAGGCACAATAGCTTTCGTCAACGTGGAAGTTGCCGAGTTTAGATTGATTAGTCCATTTAGATCGCGAATTTGAATGGCAAAAAGCGGCACTACAAGCTTTCCATCGCCGCGTCTGAAAGGAGGATAGCCCAAGTCGACAAGAATTGACTCCTGTACTCCGTCCCCATCCGTGTCCACATCAAGATTGATGGCATCAGCATTTGACGCCGTCCATACGCCAAGCTCGCCGCCCGTTACGCTTCCGTTTGCATCGAGTGGCGCGAATGAAAATGGTCGCCCCAACCCAAGTGTTGTCGCCTCCGCTTGCGACGCCACATACCGCCTCACGCCGGTCGAATTTCCGGTGCTCGTATCAATATAGTAATGATCCCGATGTGGCCGAAAGCTTTGAGACGCAGGCAATAATGCACTGTTATCATACCAATTGCTGACGGTCGAACCACCACTCCGAAGATACTGTGGCCGTAGTAGAGTTGGGATAACAACCCGCGACGACGCCACCGATGCATCAAATGCGGCGCCATCATAAGCGAGAAGCATGTTATTTATATCGGGGTAAGTGTAATCAACATCTGGCGCAGGCAGAGTGTTCAGAGACTTCCCAGCACCCCAAAGAACTCCTGCATTGGCAGCAGGTGAGTCTACCGGGTCCAGTAGACTTGAGCTGTCGGACGCACCGTTGAAATCCATATCGACGAAAGGGTCGCCAGTACCTGCCGTCGATGAAAGATTCACCCCTTCTCCATTAAATGGAACCAGATCTCTACCAACCATTCCAGGCACTAAGGCGAATCTTCCGCCCCACAGCACGCTGTTCAAATTTGTATCGTCTGGACCAATGAGAATCTGCCGAAGGGGCCAATCGAAAATTCCGTCAGTCAGACCAGGCTCAAGCGAACGCGACTCACTGGCGAAATACTCTGCAGATGCACGTTCCTGAGATGAAAACGTAAAAAACGTGAAGCCCAAAACTGCAAGCAATGCCAGCAGCGCAAGCACGACAATTAACGTCGAACCGCGACGGCCCTTCGTCCGTGAAACCAAACACGCACAACTTACTCGCAATTGTCTCATAATAACCTCAATGCTTCACTCTGCCCCTACCGCGCCACACGTGCCTTAACGCCGAATAACGCGTGGGCTACTGATCTATTAGCGAATGAACAATAGTAAGCTGCCGCACTAGATCACTCGATCGATCACGATAGGTAATAGTGACCTGTATAGCACCAAGAGGCAGTTGCGCTGTGCCGCTACTATCAAGTCTATTGATGAATGGCGGACTACTTCGGCGGGTGCCAGGATTTCCAGGCTGAATTACCTCGGCCGCGGGATGCCAGGTATCGTATCGAAATCTTTTGTCGGACGACGCAGGGACTGCACCGGAAATAGGACAATAGAGAGTGTTCAACAAGCTATTGTAGCCATACGTACCTGACGCGTTAGCACCTAGGTCAACGAAACTGCCGCTACTCCATGTTGGATCCCATAGCTTGACGTCAAACCCTATTACATTGCTCAACAATAAGTCTTCTCCCCGCCTTAGATTGTTCACAGAGAATGCATCTACACTTTGATCTGTCAAAGTATAGGCCTGATTCATGGAGATCGGGCTTAGGTCCTGTGTTGGATCCCCAGCATTGACCGTCATTGAACCTGGGTATCGAAAAGCCGGATCCGCACACTCCGTCAGCGTATAACGCCCAATAAATAGGGTGTCATCGCTCGTCCAATATTGACCGTCTGCGCCCGGATTTACAAACTCCTTGGGCAGCCCAGTCCAAGGATCGTGTCCAAATCGAACCTGAGGACAGCCTAGGCTTAAAATTTTGAATTGATCGCGCGCCAATAGCGGGGAAGAAGGCGGTGAACTAAAAGCAAGCTCTTTCGGTGGATTGCTATCGTTACTCAACGAGTAACCAGCACTATGAAATCGCGGACCATACCCAACAAGCCCCGCTCCTGTATTGCAACCACGAAAGCAAAATGCGGAGTAGTCAAAATCGTTCCAGAACGACGATGAGTACCCACCACTGATGACCGGACTCCCGTCCGCGAATCGGGGCTGAACGCCTTCAACATCGGCACCACGAATCAGTAAAACGCGACGGTAGAGATTGTTGCCACGTAGAAAGTAAGAGACTTCCGCCGCAGACCCCTGCCCAATCGAATTTCCGAAAATGCCATCATCAAGCTCAGGCTGAGTCTCGGTAATACTAACTTTTCCATGGGTAGCTGCGTCCATCACGTAGATAGGCTGCGTCGAATCAACATTTAATGTGATCGTGCCTGGCCCCGAATTGTAAACGGGCGGAGAGACGAGCAAATATCGTCCGTCATTCGAGAAACCCGTTGTAGTGTTCACACTCCCGGAAATCCAGATATGACTTGAGTTTGCCATAAGCGAACTAAAGTCGTAACTCGCCGAAACGGTTACTTGATGAGCTACAGCATCCTCACTGATTACTGCCGCACTAGTTCCATTGAGCAAAGTTGCCTTTCCAGTGTATGGACTGGCGTCGATACCCCTAGCATGCCTAACAGATTGCGATGTGAACTGAAGAACGTCATCTGTATCATCGGCGGGATTATTCTCCGCGTAATAAAAGTAACCTGACCTACGGGTTAAATCCAACAGTGTCGTGTCTTGACCATTGACGAACGGTATAACATCCTGGAACGTTCTCTTCGCAAGATCATTACGTACAATTGTCGCGAGCATCCTGGCTCTTTGATCATTTTCTGCTAAGCCTCGCTGCTTTGAGAGCGACTCCGTTGCAATCTGAAAGATTTGCGTAAACAGAAGCATTACCACCAAGACTAATGCGACCGATATTAACATCTCAATCAAGGTGAAGCCGCGGATGGCGGGGAGCCGCATTCGAACTGCACCAGGTGCCCGCTTTCGACACAGTATCAAAGACATAATCGCATCCCGGCAGATGAACAACATCTCATGCTACAAACATGTAATTAAGAACAGATCGAGACTGTCACTGAATGCCAGCGAAGTTGCCGAGCTCAAACACCTGCACAACCCCCTTCATGGGCACAATAGTTAAATTCGATCCAACGATATCGCGATCGACCAGCACCAAGCTGTTCTTCGTATCAATATTGACGACTCGATACCAAATGGCCGCACCGGTCTCGAGTAAGAAACCACCTTTCTTTAGATTCGGTGGGAGAGTGGCAAACTGCATTGTCCGCGAATCGTCCGACCCCGGCCACCCTGCTTCCTTTAAATCGTCGACAGCGAGCGGAGATGCGAGATCATCATCAAGCCCCGCGACACCGTACTGCCCATCAAATCCTGGCGCAGGATAAACCCCGGCGGGATAGCTGACTTCATCCGCAGACTTATAAGATCGATTGAAAAAGACAGCCAGATCTGCCTCCGCGGTCCATGCTGCTAATGATGAGTCAAGTGCGCGCTTGCGAACAGTAAGCATCCATGTATATCGATTTTCACGAACTTCAATCCTTGCACGCACGGGAACAAAAGGTATATCTGGCTCAACGAGTGCCGTCGGATCTGTATCCTTCCAAGATACAGTCGAACCCGAGATACTGCGAATTGTCCTCCGCGTTGCAATTCTGCCTGTTGAATCAATAAGGACGACTCGATACGACGGATTCGATACACCTCCGCCCGAGTAGGTACGTGGATTTATATTTACAAGCTCTGCCGGAGGCGCTGCTACTGTTACTTGATATGAACCGATCACGTAAGCGCCGACAAGCCGATCTTCGCGCACCAATGACCAACTGTCCGGTAGCGCTGCGAGACTTTCGACATTCTGCTTCGTTACCGCGGCCAACCCCGACCTCCTAGGCAATGAACCAATTGACGTGGACATCCCGAGGAAGACGCCAAATGGGTCGATAATTGCCTTGACTGGCGGGTCTGTCGCATTCAGTCCGGAGTTTCCGGACACTAATTGTACGGCCCAGGTGCTGTTTCCAATAATTGATGAATCAAACTCGATTCGCGCCTTCGCATTTCCAGAAAGAATCGCGGAATTAGTTAGCTGCGATGCTTGCAATGAGCGAAGAACAGACGCCGGAAAGATAGCGGCGAGCGACACAACGCCGATCCCCATAATCATCATGGAGATAAGTACTTCGCTCATAGTTACGCCACTACGGCAGCGATTCATATTGGAAATATCGTTATTCATTATTTGGCAACCTGTCCCGTCTCAGCAAATTGATATGGATGAAGCGCCACATTAGTGCCACTTGCACTTGGCGTAACATCTACGGCGTAGACGCCGACAGTGCCAGTTCGTCCGTTGATTGAGACAATCATCTGATCTCGCTTTACAATCATTGGGCCACTGCTCGGGTTAACTGGGACCGCGGGCGGGCTCCATTGTGCCGAACTCGGATTAACTGCCTGAACTCGGCCCGTTATGTTGCGCCACTGTGCAATGTCCCCGATATCCGCCAGCAAAAGGTGATTTAGCCCAAATCCCGCGGCATCGCCAATGAGATTCCCGCGAGGATTAAACATTACATCCATTCTATGGGAATAGTCGTTAGTGCTATTTGTCGACGCAGGTCGCCACGATTGTGGAATTCGTGAACCATCGAGATCAATCGCAACACCGGGAGGCAACTCCACGGGCTCGGCACCTGGGATCGGTGAGGAGGGAAGAATCAGTGAGCATGTGACGTTTGTTGGTGCGCCGCTGTATGCGGCACTCGAACTACTGAGAGTCACCGTCTGCGAATCTGTGTGAGACCTGCTCGCAATCGTCAAAAACGTCCCGCTACCCGATGGAATCTCAATTTGAGACCCAACCGCCAATAAACTGACGGACTCGAGCGACGCTGCAGTTGAACTTGAGGGAAATTTTAAATTTGACGGACTCGTTAATTGACATTGAAGCAGCCATCGTTCAGGTGCTCCCACATACTGCATTGCAGTAACGACGTGACGGTCATTCGGGCTAAGTAGGAATCGCACCCCTCGCGGCTCTTTGGAATGAATTGCGCGATCTCGTGCTCCTGCTACGAATGACTGCACCTGCCGCGCGGCGGCACGCACACGATCTCGGCTAAAACTAAAATTAATCGATACAACAGTTATTGTTGTCAAAAGAACGATAATACTGACTACAACAAGAAGCTCAACAAGGGTAAACCCACGGAACCGCGTGTACTGCGCACTCATTTTCTTGCGAAACATTGTTCAATTCCCCTTGCTTCGCAGGTTCAAGTTCGTAATGTTGTCCAGCAGGTCTGCTGTCCCGCCTCCACTTCCACCGCTCGGAAATGCGAGTGAATTTACTCCGATCAAATCATTCGGCTCTAACAAACCTAGAGCACGGTCTGGCCCTGCCGAGACGACAAGTGGCGTGGAAAAAGTCGATTCCATAAAATACAAGTTGAACATTGATCGGAACGCGAGCTTTTGTGCATTATTCAGGCCGAGAAAATACACCGCGAGCCGTTGACCAGAGTCATCAAAGTCTAACGCGAGCGGGTCAGTACCTGCGTTATACGGGTCTTGAGATGGCGCAGATGGCATAAGCAGCTTGGTGAATGTTCTACTTACCCCTGGCAACGACGGAGGAATCGGAGGATCAGTGGCTGCAGATGGCGAAGTACCTGGACGTACAAGGCTCGCTGGCCATCGATAGAAGCGCAGAGGCTCGCCCCAAGAATCTACAAAGTACTTAATATCAACGGGAGTCCCATTAATGGTGGCCGAAATTGACTTAACCTCGGTAGACAAAAACGCGTCGTCATCTACTTGAGGAGCACCAAATGTCTCGCCCTCAGTAATCGCCAAATAAAGTAGTGCTGAACTCTCAATCTTCAAACGTGGACTTTGTAAATTAAAGTAGACGTCGTACGCTATCCCATTAAACGAACCACGCTCTTCCGAACGTTGCGGAAAAGCAGACTGGTATCGTTGCTTCCTGACGACGACTTCAGCGGTCTTGACGTCAAGATTTGGAATACTGAAGTCACCCCAGAGATCGATAGTCGCGAGCCGCGCCGCAGTGCTTTTGAGATTCAATCGATCGAGCGCTTCCTTTCGCTGTTGTAGAATCCTCCCAATCTTGCTGATTGTATTCGCGGTCGCCTTTTCGCGGGATGTAACAACGAAGTTTGCGAATGCCGCAAATGAGATCGTCGCAAGCAATGTTATTATCGAGATTACAATTAGTAACTCTACTAAGGTGAAGCCGCGATGAAGAAAACAATCACGACTTCGCTTTTCAAAACGTATCCACATAATCGAGACCACCTCAATAGCTTGAAGGGTATTTACCAGCCAAGGTACGTTCTTTTATGGAGCCAGCACACCGTTTGAGAAATTGGTGATATTGTCACGTTCCGATACTCGATCAGCTGAGCTGAAACTCAGGGTTGGACCTACCCAACCAGCTGGAGCAGTAGATGACGTAGCCCAACCCGGAAGGGGGTCTTGCGCCCCCGCGACGTAAGGCCCACCCGGGCCATAGGTGAAGTCCTGCCCAGGTGAAATAATCTGGAATGACTTTGACTTAAAAGTCGCCGAGATGAGCAGCGCGCCTTGACGATACGCGATTGAAGGTCCAGTTGAGCCATATTCGGGATACGTCACCCCCGAAAGCTGTTCTCGGTACCCCGCCCCATCATAAGAGCTAAAATAGAGGTACGGATTTCTTTGCCCAGGAAAGGTGTCCTTGTACTCTGGGAAGCCAACTTGTCCGCCTACGTCAACGAGACGCTGAACGTCAAACTCAAAAAATGGGCCCTCTCGCGATCCCCCTAAAGCTGCTGGATTTGCTGGATCTTTTGAAAATCCCCTTGGTGAAAATCCAACACCTCCCGAACCATTGTTAGGTATGCCCCCCAGAAAGAACACAAGACATTCACCTTGCGTTAATTCAGCCCTCGAATCGGTCATGTCGCCGTCACCATTCCAGTCTCGAGGCAGAGCTTTGTTAAACTCAGGCCATATTTGAGTCAGCGTGGCGAGCGAATCCAGCGCCTCGGCGTTCGGAGAATTGTTCCATGCCCCGGCGACCGAGGGATCCTCGTACAGAACGATCCGACTCGGAGGTTCAACGCCATATCGCGCCTTAAATGCGTTGATTGCCCCTTCGAGCTTCGTGATTTCCGCTCTTACAGCTGCTTGCCGAACACTACCTCGCGCCCTCCCTAGGGCCGGCAATAATAAAGCGGCCAATACCGCAAGAATCACGATCACAATCATTAGCTCGATCAGCGTGAAGCCTTTGCGGGTTTTGGTGGGGGTGGATGGTTTTACTCGCACCATGGTTCTTTCCTTGAGGGTCGCTGGGCTTGGCCGCTTTGAACTCTGGACTTACGTGATATCGAAACTTGCGTTCGTGAATTGTTTTCTAACAACATTCACTGATGCGTCGCGTGAAGACAATTTCTTCGGGGCGATACATCTTCTATTTTGAATCGCGGGGCATCGGACCTGGGTCTGATGGTTGGCTTGGAGACGATCGATCGAATGACGATTTGATCTTTGATGGCGGACAAGCTGCCGAGCGGACTCGAAACAGGCTCCTCAGTTCCATGAAACGCGAGGCTTCACAGCGCTGCGGAAACAGTCTTTGTCGTTTCAAACAGTTGCTCAGGGTTGATCCTGAATCCATGATTCAACAAGGCGACGACGAGTTCTCGAACGATCTCGGCGGCGCTTTGACGGCCCGGGTGATCCGGACATCAGATTCAGAATCGCGAATAAAACCTCACTCTATCAGTCTGCTGAAGCCA
This Schlesneria paludicola DSM 18645 DNA region includes the following protein-coding sequences:
- a CDS encoding PulJ/GspJ family protein, giving the protein MRLPAIRGFTLIEMLISVALVLVVMLLFTQIFQIATESLSKQRGLAENDQRARMLATIVRNDLAKRTFQDVIPFVNGQDTTLLDLTRRSGYFYYAENNPADDTDDVLQFTSQSVRHARGIDASPYTGKATLLNGTSAAVISEDAVAHQVTVSASYDFSSLMANSSHIWISGSVNTTTGFSNDGRYLLVSPPVYNSGPGTITLNVDSTQPIYVMDAATHGKVSITETQPELDDGIFGNSIGQGSAAEVSYFLRGNNLYRRVLLIRGADVEGVQPRFADGSPVISGGYSSSFWNDFDYSAFCFRGCNTGAGLVGYGPRFHSAGYSLSNDSNPPKELAFSSPPSSPLLARDQFKILSLGCPQVRFGHDPWTGLPKEFVNPGADGQYWTSDDTLFIGRYTLTECADPAFRYPGSMTVNAGDPTQDLSPISMNQAYTLTDQSVDAFSVNNLRRGEDLLLSNVIGFDVKLWDPTWSSGSFVDLGANASGTYGYNSLLNTLYCPISGAVPASSDKRFRYDTWHPAAEVIQPGNPGTRRSSPPFINRLDSSGTAQLPLGAIQVTITYRDRSSDLVRQLTIVHSLIDQ
- a CDS encoding type IV pilus modification PilV family protein, producing the protein MNNDISNMNRCRSGVTMSEVLISMMIMGIGVVSLAAIFPASVLRSLQASQLTNSAILSGNAKARIEFDSSIIGNSTWAVQLVSGNSGLNATDPPVKAIIDPFGVFLGMSTSIGSLPRRSGLAAVTKQNVESLAALPDSWSLVREDRLVGAYVIGSYQVTVAAPPAELVNINPRTYSGGGVSNPSYRVVLIDSTGRIATRRTIRSISGSTVSWKDTDPTALVEPDIPFVPVRARIEVRENRYTWMLTVRKRALDSSLAAWTAEADLAVFFNRSYKSADEVSYPAGVYPAPGFDGQYGVAGLDDDLASPLAVDDLKEAGWPGSDDSRTMQFATLPPNLKKGGFLLETGAAIWYRVVNIDTKNSLVLVDRDIVGSNLTIVPMKGVVQVFELGNFAGIQ
- a CDS encoding prepilin-type N-terminal cleavage/methylation domain-containing protein, whose translation is MFRKKMSAQYTRFRGFTLVELLVVVSIIVLLTTITVVSINFSFSRDRVRAAARQVQSFVAGARDRAIHSKEPRGVRFLLSPNDRHVVTAMQYVGAPERWLLQCQLTSPSNLKFPSSSTAASLESVSLLAVGSQIEIPSGSGTFLTIASRSHTDSQTVTLSSSSAAYSGAPTNVTCSLILPSSPIPGAEPVELPPGVAIDLDGSRIPQSWRPASTNSTNDYSHRMDVMFNPRGNLIGDAAGFGLNHLLLADIGDIAQWRNITGRVQAVNPSSAQWSPPAVPVNPSSGPMIVKRDQMIVSINGRTGTVGVYAVDVTPSASGTNVALHPYQFAETGQVAK
- a CDS encoding pilus assembly FimT family protein, whose amino-acid sequence is MWIRFEKRSRDCFLHRGFTLVELLIVISIITLLATISFAAFANFVVTSREKATANTISKIGRILQQRKEALDRLNLKSTAARLATIDLWGDFSIPNLDVKTAEVVVRKQRYQSAFPQRSEERGSFNGIAYDVYFNLQSPRLKIESSALLYLAITEGETFGAPQVDDDAFLSTEVKSISATINGTPVDIKYFVDSWGEPLRFYRWPASLVRPGTSPSAATDPPIPPSLPGVSRTFTKLLMPSAPSQDPYNAGTDPLALDFDDSGQRLAVYFLGLNNAQKLAFRSMFNLYFMESTFSTPLVVSAGPDRALGLLEPNDLIGVNSLAFPSGGSGGGTADLLDNITNLNLRSKGN
- a CDS encoding type II secretion system protein — translated: MVRVKPSTPTKTRKGFTLIELMIVIVILAVLAALLLPALGRARGSVRQAAVRAEITKLEGAINAFKARYGVEPPSRIVLYEDPSVAGAWNNSPNAEALDSLATLTQIWPEFNKALPRDWNGDGDMTDSRAELTQGECLVFFLGGIPNNGSGGVGFSPRGFSKDPANPAALGGSREGPFFEFDVQRLVDVGGQVGFPEYKDTFPGQRNPYLYFSSYDGAGYREQLSGVTYPEYGSTGPSIAYRQGALLISATFKSKSFQIISPGQDFTYGPGGPYVAGAQDPLPGWATSSTAPAGWVGPTLSFSSADRVSERDNITNFSNGVLAP